One Mercurialis annua linkage group LG3, ddMerAnnu1.2, whole genome shotgun sequence DNA window includes the following coding sequences:
- the LOC126675198 gene encoding sec-independent protein translocase protein TATB, chloroplastic produces MYDPMHMASLISTPTSFCYTSKTSRTAALYQPSSSCSISHHKNPKLSPSIWIPHLGNASFSQWSGLKQLGISVMPKFVNKERKGSGIRASLFGVGAPEALVIGVVALLVFGPKGLAEVARNLGKTLRAFQPTIRELQDVSREFKSTLEREIGLDDIPSQTQTRYRPNPVSTPPPVASDENSFAEAEPNGAPSETKAYTNEEFLKIREERLKASALQQQDPAPPAVESQLESQTEPQVPIKETAGATPPPQKPENEV; encoded by the exons ATGTATGATCCTATGCACATGGCATCACTAATTTCAACTCCCACATCGTTCTGTTACACTTCTAAAACCTCAAGAACAGCTGCTCTCTATCAACCATCATCATCTTGTTCTATTTCTCatcataaaaacccaaaattaagCCCCTCAATTTGGATTCCACACCTGGGTAATGCCTCTTTTTCTCAGTGGAGTGGTTTAAAGCAACTGGGTATTTCAGTCATGCCAAAATTTGTTAATAAAG AGAGGAAGGGAAGTGGGATTCGTGCATCTTTGTTTGGTGTTGGAGCTCCTGAGGCTTTAGTTATTGGAGTTGTGGCTTTGCTTGTTTTTGGTCCCAAAGGTCTTGCTGAG GTTGCTCGTAATCTAGGGAAAACTCTACGTGCATTTCAACCCACCATTAGGGAACTCCAG GATGTCTCGAGGGAATTCAAGTCAACTCTTGAACGAGAGATTGGTCTTGATGACATTCCAAGTCAAACACAAACCAGATATAGACCGAACCCTGTCTCAACCCCTCCACCAGTTGCCAGCGATGAAAATTCTTTTGCTGAAGCTGAGCCAA ACGGTGCTCCATCTGAAACTAAAGCATATACAAACGAGGAGTTCTTGAAAATCAGAGAAGAGCGATTAAAAGCATCTGCTTTGCAACAGCAAGACCCGGCGCCTCCTGCAGTCGAAAGCCAGTTGGAATCGCAAACTGAGCCTCAAG TTCCTATTAAAGAAACTGCTGGTGCTACGCCACCGCCACAAAAACcggaaaatgaagtataa
- the LOC126673745 gene encoding uncharacterized protein LOC126673745 — protein sequence MRSASNNNSSSVDTINAAATAIVSAEARVQPSSSVQKRRWGGCWSNYWCFGSQKSSKRIGHAVLVPEPRVQGAVVPSAENQSHSTAVAVPFIAPPSSPASFLQSDPPSATHSPAGLLSLSVSAYSPGGPNSIFAIGPYAHETQLVTPPVFSAFTTQPSTAPFTPPPESVQLTTPSSPEVPFAQLLTSSLERARRNNGTNQKFSLSHYEFQSYPLYPGSPGGQLISPGSAMSYSGTTSPFPDRLPILEFRMGEAPKLLGFEYFTTRKWGSRLGSGTVTPDGVGLGSRLASGTVTPDGLGLGSRLASGTVTPDGVGLGSRLGSGTVTPDGVGLGSRLASGTVTPDGVGLGSRLASGTVTPDGVGLGSRISSGTVTPHGVGLQSRQRSGSLTPDGVGPIGLFLENQISEIASVSNKENGSKTDETIVDHRVSFELSGEEVARCLENKSMSTCRTFFEYSHDSIEEEKIKSEKMPPVSDENLPSGETSSGTTADQKTSGETEEEHYYRKHRSVTLGSIKEFNFDNSKDIPDKPPISSEWWANEAIAQESRPSNNWSFFPLLQPEVS from the exons ATGAGAAGTGCtagtaataataatagtagCAGCGTCGATACTATTAACGCCGCTGCTACTGCCATCGTCTCCGCCGAGGCACGTGTTCAGCCTAGCAGTTCCGTTCAG AAAAGAAGATGGGGAGGGTGCTGGAGTAATTACTGGTGTTTCGGTTCCCAGAAAAGTAGCAAGCGAATTGGTCATGCTGTTCTAGTTCCCGAACCTCGAGTACAAGGAGCTGTAGTCCCTTCTGCGGAAAATCAATCACATTCAACTGCCGTTGCAGTTCCTTTTATTGCTCCTCCTTCTTCTCCTGCTTCATTCCTCCAATCTGATCCTCCTTCTGCCACCCATTCACCTGCCGGCTTGCTTTCCCTTTCTGTTAGTGCATACTCACCAGGCGGACCTAACTCTATTTTCGCCATTGGGCCTTATGCGCACGAAACCCAGCTAGTCACTCCACCTGTGTTTTCTGCTTTCACCACTCAACCATCTACTGCTCCTTTCACTCCACCTCCTGAATCTGTTCAGCTGACTACGCCTTCTTCACCTGAAGTGCCATTTGCTCAGCTCCTCACGTCTTCTTTGGAGCGAGCTCGGAGAAATAATGGCACCAATCAAAAGTTTTCGTTATCCCACTATGAATTTCAGTCTTATCCTCTATATCCGGGAAGCCCAGGTGGTCAACTCATTTCTCCAGGTTCAGCAATGTCATATTCAGGCACCACTTCTCCTTTCCCTGACAGACTCCCCATTCTTGAGTTTCGGATGGGAGAAGCTCCCAAGCTCTTGGGCTTTGAATACTTTACAACTCGTAAATGGGGCTCAAGGCTGGGTTCTGGAACTGTAACTCCGGATGGTGTGGGGCTAGGTTCAAGACTGGCTTCTGGAACCGTAACTCCAGATGGTCTGGGGTTGGGTTCAAGGCTGGCTTCTGGAACCGTGACTCCAGATGGTGTGGGACTTGGTTCAAGGCTCGGCTCTGGAACTGTCACTCCAGATGGTGTGGGGCTTGGTTCAAGGCTCGCCTCTGGAACTGTCACTCCAGATGGTGTGGGGCTTGGTTCAAGGCTCGCCTCTGGAACTGTCACCCCGGATGGTGTTGGTCTTGGTTCAAGGATCAGCTCTGGAACTGTCACTCCGCATGGTGTAGGGCTGCAGTCAAGACAGCGTTCCGGATCTTTGACACCTGATGGTGTGGGACCTATTGGTTTGTTTCTGGAAAACCAGATTTCTGAAATTGCATCAGTTTCCAACAAAGAAAATGGATCTAAAACTGACGAAACTATAGTTGATCATAGAGTGTCATTTGAGCTGAGTGGCGAAGAGGTTGCACGATGTCTTGAAAACAAGTCCATGTCAACATGTAGAACTTTCTTCGAATATTCTCATGACAgtatagaagaagaaaaaataaaaagtgagaAGATGCCACCAGTGAGTGATGAAAATTTGCCTAGTGGGGAAACTTCCAGTGGAACAACAGCTGATCAGAAAACTTCAGGAGAAACAGAGGAGGAACACTATTACAGAAAACATCGTTCTGTTACTCTCGGCTCAATCAAAGAGTTCAACTTCGATAATTCAAAAGATATTCCCGATAAGCCCCCCATCAGTTCCGAGTGGTGGGCAAATGAAGCAATTGCTCAGGAATCTAGGCCTTCCAACAACTGGAGTTTCTTCCCATTATTACAACCAGAAGTTAGCTGA
- the LOC126674555 gene encoding silicon efflux transporter LSI3 isoform X1 produces MVNWTEFCSFRRLNERTKMALAATPKVILGSIAFGIFWILAVFPSVPFLPVGRTAGSLLGAMLMVIFRVITPDQAYAAIDLPILGLLFGTMVVSVYLERADMFKYLGKLLSWKSKGPKDLVCRICLISAISSAFFTNDTSCVVLTEFILKIARQHNLPPHPFLLALASSANIGSSATPIGNPQNLVIAVQSKISFGRFLFGILPAMLVGVVVNIIIILCMYWRLLSSTPKDEEDASVEVVADADVSCHRFSPATMSHSAYLDSPVNIQSSPTINGLTNHADTLRNRISSADSEIHNVSSSNFESARDSNASKEVTTDGLSPKRDGIAPSKKIASTDSLRDAYTEEFPGEKEEISVKWKRILWKSCVYIVTVGMLVALLMGLNMSWTAITAALILVVLDFKDARPCLEKVSYSLLIFFCGMFITVDGFNKTGIPSALWDFMEPYAKMDSAAGIAVLAAVILVLSNLASNVPTVLLLGGRIAASAAAISAADEKKAWLVLAWVSTVAGNFSLLGSAANLIVCEQARRAPQFGYNLTFWKHLKFGVPSTLLVTAVGLILIR; encoded by the exons ATGGTAAACTG GACCGAATTCTGTAGTTTTAGAAGACTGAACGAAAGAACAAAAATGGCATTGGCCGCAACGCCAAAAGTAATTCTAGGTTCTATTGCCTTTGGAATTTTCTGGATATTGGCAGTTTTTCCCTCTGTTCCTTTTCTACCAGTTGGAAGAACTGCAGGTTCTCTCTTAGGAGCTATGCTTATGGTTATTTTCCGAGTAATAACCCCGGATCAAGCATATGCTGCAATTGATCTTCCAATTCTTGGCCTTCTGTTTGGAACAATGGTTGTGAGTGTTTATCTTGAAAGAGCAGATATGTTCAAATACTTAGGTAAATTGCTGTCATGGAAAAGCAAGGGACCTAAGGATTTAGTTTGTCGAATTTGTTTGATTTCTGCGATTTCTAGTGCTTTTTTCACTAATGACACCTCTTGTGTTGTTTTGACTGAGTTTATATTGAAAATAGCCCGGCAACATAATCTGCCTCCTCATCCGTTCTTACTAGCACTTGCCTCAAGTGCAAATATCGGGTCATCTGCTACTCCCATTGGTAACCCTCAAAACTTGGTTATAGCTGTTCAGAGTAAGATTTCTTTCGGGAGATTCCTATTCGGAATTCTCCCTGCAATGCTTGTCGGAGTTGTTgtgaatattataattatattgtgTATGTACTGGAGATTGTTGTCTTCTACTCCGAAGGATGAAGAAGATGCTAGTGTAGAAGTTGTTGCAGATGCAGATGTAAGTTGTCATAGATTTTCGCCTGCTACTATGTCACATTCTGCATATTTGGATTCTCCTGTGAACATACAAAGCTCCCCTACTATTAATGGTCTCACTAACCATGCTGATACACTAAGAAACCGAATAAGTTCGGCTGATAGTGAAATCCACAATGTCTCTAGCAGTAATTTTGAGTCTGCAAGGGATTCAAATGCATCAAAAGAGGTAACAACTGATGGATTATCTCCAAAAAGGGACGGCATTGCTCCTTCAAAGAAGATAGCTTCTACGGATTCGTTGAGAGACGCGTACACTGAAGAATTTCCAGGAGAAAAGGAAGAAATTTCTGTGAAATGGAAAAGGATTTTGTGGAAGTCATGTGTTTACATTGTTACCGTCGGCATGCTGGTTGCTTTGCTTATGGGTCTGAACATGTCATGGACTGCAATTACTGCTGCACTGATTCTTGTTGTTCTTGATTTCAAGGATGCTAGGCCATGTCTTGAGAAG GTTTCATATTCGCTTTTAATATTCTTCTGTGGAATGTTCATCACGGTTGATGGATTCAATAAAACTGGAATTCCAAGTGCTCTGTGGGATTTTATGGAGCCTTATGCAAAGATGGACAGTGCAGCTGGTATAGCAGTTCTTGCTGCAGTCATACTAGTCCTCTCAAACTTGGCCTCAAATGTACCAACCG TTCTGTTGCTCGGAGGTCGGATAGCAGCGTCAGCCGCTGCGATTTCGGCAGCTGATGAGAAAAAGGCATGGCTAGTGTTAGCTTGGGTAAGTACTGTAGCTGGCAATTTTTCACTACTCGGATCAGCTGCAAATTTGATAGTGTGCGAACAGGCTCGACGTGCTCCGCAGTTTGGGTATAACTTAACATTTTGGAAGCATCTTAAATTTGGTGTTCCCTCTACTCTTTTAGTCACTGCTGTTGGTTTGATACTTATAAGATGA
- the LOC126674555 gene encoding silicon efflux transporter LSI3 isoform X2 has translation MALAATPKVILGSIAFGIFWILAVFPSVPFLPVGRTAGSLLGAMLMVIFRVITPDQAYAAIDLPILGLLFGTMVVSVYLERADMFKYLGKLLSWKSKGPKDLVCRICLISAISSAFFTNDTSCVVLTEFILKIARQHNLPPHPFLLALASSANIGSSATPIGNPQNLVIAVQSKISFGRFLFGILPAMLVGVVVNIIIILCMYWRLLSSTPKDEEDASVEVVADADVSCHRFSPATMSHSAYLDSPVNIQSSPTINGLTNHADTLRNRISSADSEIHNVSSSNFESARDSNASKEVTTDGLSPKRDGIAPSKKIASTDSLRDAYTEEFPGEKEEISVKWKRILWKSCVYIVTVGMLVALLMGLNMSWTAITAALILVVLDFKDARPCLEKVSYSLLIFFCGMFITVDGFNKTGIPSALWDFMEPYAKMDSAAGIAVLAAVILVLSNLASNVPTVLLLGGRIAASAAAISAADEKKAWLVLAWVSTVAGNFSLLGSAANLIVCEQARRAPQFGYNLTFWKHLKFGVPSTLLVTAVGLILIR, from the exons ATGGCATTGGCCGCAACGCCAAAAGTAATTCTAGGTTCTATTGCCTTTGGAATTTTCTGGATATTGGCAGTTTTTCCCTCTGTTCCTTTTCTACCAGTTGGAAGAACTGCAGGTTCTCTCTTAGGAGCTATGCTTATGGTTATTTTCCGAGTAATAACCCCGGATCAAGCATATGCTGCAATTGATCTTCCAATTCTTGGCCTTCTGTTTGGAACAATGGTTGTGAGTGTTTATCTTGAAAGAGCAGATATGTTCAAATACTTAGGTAAATTGCTGTCATGGAAAAGCAAGGGACCTAAGGATTTAGTTTGTCGAATTTGTTTGATTTCTGCGATTTCTAGTGCTTTTTTCACTAATGACACCTCTTGTGTTGTTTTGACTGAGTTTATATTGAAAATAGCCCGGCAACATAATCTGCCTCCTCATCCGTTCTTACTAGCACTTGCCTCAAGTGCAAATATCGGGTCATCTGCTACTCCCATTGGTAACCCTCAAAACTTGGTTATAGCTGTTCAGAGTAAGATTTCTTTCGGGAGATTCCTATTCGGAATTCTCCCTGCAATGCTTGTCGGAGTTGTTgtgaatattataattatattgtgTATGTACTGGAGATTGTTGTCTTCTACTCCGAAGGATGAAGAAGATGCTAGTGTAGAAGTTGTTGCAGATGCAGATGTAAGTTGTCATAGATTTTCGCCTGCTACTATGTCACATTCTGCATATTTGGATTCTCCTGTGAACATACAAAGCTCCCCTACTATTAATGGTCTCACTAACCATGCTGATACACTAAGAAACCGAATAAGTTCGGCTGATAGTGAAATCCACAATGTCTCTAGCAGTAATTTTGAGTCTGCAAGGGATTCAAATGCATCAAAAGAGGTAACAACTGATGGATTATCTCCAAAAAGGGACGGCATTGCTCCTTCAAAGAAGATAGCTTCTACGGATTCGTTGAGAGACGCGTACACTGAAGAATTTCCAGGAGAAAAGGAAGAAATTTCTGTGAAATGGAAAAGGATTTTGTGGAAGTCATGTGTTTACATTGTTACCGTCGGCATGCTGGTTGCTTTGCTTATGGGTCTGAACATGTCATGGACTGCAATTACTGCTGCACTGATTCTTGTTGTTCTTGATTTCAAGGATGCTAGGCCATGTCTTGAGAAG GTTTCATATTCGCTTTTAATATTCTTCTGTGGAATGTTCATCACGGTTGATGGATTCAATAAAACTGGAATTCCAAGTGCTCTGTGGGATTTTATGGAGCCTTATGCAAAGATGGACAGTGCAGCTGGTATAGCAGTTCTTGCTGCAGTCATACTAGTCCTCTCAAACTTGGCCTCAAATGTACCAACCG TTCTGTTGCTCGGAGGTCGGATAGCAGCGTCAGCCGCTGCGATTTCGGCAGCTGATGAGAAAAAGGCATGGCTAGTGTTAGCTTGGGTAAGTACTGTAGCTGGCAATTTTTCACTACTCGGATCAGCTGCAAATTTGATAGTGTGCGAACAGGCTCGACGTGCTCCGCAGTTTGGGTATAACTTAACATTTTGGAAGCATCTTAAATTTGGTGTTCCCTCTACTCTTTTAGTCACTGCTGTTGGTTTGATACTTATAAGATGA
- the LOC126674714 gene encoding mitogen-activated protein kinase kinase kinase YODA-like has protein sequence MPSWWGKSSSKEVKKKASKESFIDTLHRRFKSPTESKIIGRSGGSRRRCSDTVSEIGSQSRAQSRSPSPSRNHVSRCQSFAERPHAQPLPLPGVNLAIVGRTDSGIGMSTKSKLEKGSKSLFPHLPKPGCIRSRANPADLDGDLATASVSSESSIDSDDAVDSSHRSPLATDCDHSIRTTSNTTSSAMVKDRLSTATQINLREAEKPSNISFGNHISTTSPKRRPLGGYVPNLQVPHHGAFCSAPDSSMSSPSRSPMRAFVNEQVINSAFWAGKPYTDGCLLGSGHCSSPGSGYNSGHNSMGGDMSGQLFWQQSRGSPECSPIPSPRMTSPGPSSRIQSGAVTPIHPRAGGTTIESQTYWHDDGKQQSHRLPLPPVSVSNSSLFSPSNSAAASPSVPRSPGRAENPVSPGSRWKKGKLLGRGTFGHVYVGFNSESGEMCAMKEVTLFSDDAKSKESAKQLMQEISLLSRLRHPNIVQYYGSESVGDRLYIYLEYVSGGSIYKLLQEYGQLGELAIRSYTQQILSGLSFLHSKSTIHRDIKGANILVDPNGRVKLADFGMAKHITGQSCPLSFKGSPYWMAPEVIKNSNGCNLAVDIWSLGCTVLEMATTKPPWSQFEGVAAMFKIGNSKDLPAIPDHLSEEGKDFVRKCLQRDPLHRPTAAQLLEHPFVKSAAPLERPIPGIEPTEQSPAVMDGVKALGIRNTSSESERLAIHSSRVLRSSHASDILIPRNISCPVSPIGSPLLHSRSPQIMSPSPISSPRTMSGSSTPLTGGSGAIPFNHLKQSVYLQEGFGIQKHSSGSHINGFSYHDCNPDLFRGMQPGSHMFSELISCENDVIGKQLGRPAHGELYDGQSILADRVSRQLLKDHVKMNPSLDLSPRSSMPNRTGGV, from the exons ATGCCTTCATGGTGGGGTAAATCATCATCCAAAGAAGTTAAGAAGAAAGCAAGCAAGGAAAGTTTCATTGACACTTTGCACCGTAGATTTAAGAGTCCAACTGAAAGTAAAATCATTGGAAGGTCTGGAGGTTCACGAAGACGCTGTAGTGACACAGTTTCAGAGATAGGATCTCAATCTCGAGCACAATCAAGATCGCCCTCCCCTTCTAGAAATCATGTTTCAAGATGTCAAAGTTTTGCTGAGAGGCCCCATGCTCAACCGCTTCCTCTTCCTGGTGTGAACCTTGCAATCGTGGGACGAACAGACTCCGGAATTGGAATGTCAACAAAATCTAAATTGGAGAAAGGCTCAAAGTCATTGTTTCCGCATCTGCCAAAACCAGGATGCATTCGTAGTAGGGCAAATCCAGCAGATTTGGATGGAGATTTGGCCACTGCTTCAGTTTCTAGCGAGAGCTCCATTGATAGTGATGATGCTGTTGACTCGAGCCATCGTAGTCCGTTGGCAACTGACTGTGATCATAGTATTAGAACTACTAGTAACACTACTTCCAG TGCAATGGTCAAGGATCGCTTATCTACTGCCACCCAAATAAATTTAAGAGAGGCAGAAAAACCATCAAACATTTCTTTTGGTAATCACATATCTACAACATCACCCAAACGGAGGCCTCTAGGTGGCTACGTGCCAAATCTACAAGTTCCACATCATGGTGCTTTCTGCAGTGCCCCAGACAGTTCTATGTCAAGTCCTTCTAGGAGTCCAATGAGGGCATTTGTCAATGAACAGGTAATAAATTCTGCTTTCTGGGCAGGGAAGCCTTACACAGATGGCTGTTTACTAGGATCTGGCCATTGCTCTAGTCCAGGTTCAGGTTATAATTCTGGGCATAATTCAATGGGAGGCGATATGTCAGGACAATTATTCTGGCAACAGAGTAGGGGTAGTCCTGAATGTTCCCCAATACCTAGTCCGAGAATGACTAGCCCTGGCCCCAGCTCAAGGATTCAAAGTGGTGCGGTCACACCAATTCATCCTCGTGCAGGAGGGACAACCATTGAGTCACAGACATATTGGCATGATGATGGGAAACAACAAAGCCACCGATTACCACTTCCTCCTGTATCAGTTTCAAATTCCTCTCTTTTTTCTCCCTCAAATTCAGCAGCAGCATCTCCCTCAGTGCCACGAAGTCCTGGAAGGGCAGAGAATCCGGTAAGCCCTGGATCACGGTGGAAAAAAGGAAAGCTGTTGGGTAGAGGCACATTTGGACATGTTTATGTTGGTTTTAACAG TGAAAGTGGAGAAATGTGCGCAATGAAGGAAGTTACATTGTTTTCAGACGATGCTAAATCAAAGGAAAGTGCTAAGCAGTTAATGCAG GAAATCTCTCTATTGAGTCGGTTACGGCATCCGAACATTGTGCAATACTATGGGTCTGAGTCG GTTGGTGATAGACTTTATATTTACCTGGAGTATGTATCTGGCGGGTCCATATACAAGCTTCTCCAAGAGTATGGACAGTTGGGCGAACTAGCAATTCGTAGCTATACTCAGCAAATCTTGTCTGGACTTTCATTTTTGCATTCTAAAAGCACCATCCACAG AGATATTAAAGGAGCAAACATACTTGTGGATCCAAATGGTCGTGTTAAATTGGCAGATTTTGGGATGGCTAAGCAT ATTACTGGACAATCATGTCCACTATCATTCAAAGGAAGCCCTTACTGGATGGCTCCTGAG GTTATAAAAAACTCAAATGGCTGCAACCTTGCTGTGGACATATGGAGTCTTGGATGTACAGTTTTGGAAATGGCCACCACCAAACCTCCCTGGAGCCAGTTTGAAGGG GTTGCTGCAATGTTTAAGATTGGAAATAGTAAGGATCTCCCAGCAATTCCAGATCACCTCTCTGAGGAGGGAAAGGATTTCGTGAGAAAATGTTTGCAACGTGATCCACTACATCGCCCCACTGCTGCCCAGCTTTTAGAACATCCATTTGTAAAATCTGCTGCACCTTTGGAAAGACCTATTCCAGGGATCGAACCTACAGAACAATCCCCCGCAGTTATGGATGGCGTGAAGGCTCTG GGCATTAGAAATACATCCTCAGAGTCAGAAAGGCTTGCAATTCATTCATCTCGAGTTTTGAGAAGTTCCCATGCCAG TGATATTCTTATTCCAAGGAATATATCATGTCCTGTCTCACCAATTGGAAGCCCTTTACTACATTCAAGGTCACCGCAGATAATGTCTCCTTCACCTATATCTAGCCCACGAACCATGTCAGGTTCATCTACTCCTCTTACAGGCGGCAGTGGTGCTATTCCATTTAATCACCTGAAGCAGTCTGTTTATTTACAAGAGGGTTTTGGCATCCAAAAGCACTCAAGTGGTAGCCACATCAATGGCTTCTCTTATCATGATTGCAATCCAGACCTTTTCCGAGGAATGCAGCCAGGGTCTCACATGTTCTCTGAACTCATATCCTGTGAAAATGATGTCATTGGAAAGCAACTTGGAAGGCCTGCTCACGGGGAACTTTATGACGGACAATCTATCCTGGCTGATCGTGTGTCCCGACAGCTGTTAAAGGATCATGTGAAGATGAACCCATCCCTTGATCTAAGTCCCCGCTCTTCTATGCCCAACCGAACCGGTGGTGTCTAA
- the LOC126674715 gene encoding short-chain dehydrogenase TIC 32, chloroplastic-like, whose protein sequence is MWWLFNKKGPSKFSASSTAEEVTRGIDGSGLTAVITGTTNGIGTETARVLAMRGVHVIMGARNMVAAGDVKAALTKEIPSAKVDAMDLDLSSLASVRKFASNFNSSGLPLNILINNAGVATGKFMLSKDSIEQHFATNHLGHFLLTNLLLETMKETALKSGRGGRIINVSSDGHRISYRGGIRFDKINDPSGYSSFFAYCQSKLANVLHANELARRLKEDGANITANSLHPGIIPTNLVFSSKNSSNSIVAGVIKMLLGRVFKSVPQGAATTCYAALHPEVEGISGAYFVNSSLGEAGSMARDVNLANKLWDFSSDLVNK, encoded by the exons ATGTGGTGGCTGTTTAACAAGAAAGGACCATCTAAATTCTCAGCTTCTTCTACAGCTGAAGAAGTAACTCGGGGAATAGATGGATCTGGTCTCACTGCTGTTATTACag GAACTACGAATGGGATTGGTACTGAAACGGCACGGGTTCTTGCGATGCGTGGTGTTCATGTGATTATGGGGGCTAGGAATATGGTTGCTGCTGGAGATGTCAAAGCAGCTTTAACTAAGGAAATTCCATCTGCCAAAGTTGATGCCATGGATTTGGATCTCAGTTCTTTGGCTTCTGTCAGGAAATTTGCATCAAATTTTAATTCCTCCGGTCTTCCACTCAACATCCTTAT TAATAATGCAGGTGTGGCTACTGGCAAATTTATGCTCTCTAAGGACAGCATTGAACAACATTTTGCCACAAATCACTTAG GTCATTTTCTTTTGACGAATCTGTTGCTGGAGACCATGAAAGAAACAGCACTAAAGAGTGGAAGGGGCGGAAGAATTATAAATGTCTCGTCCGATGGACACCGTATCTCATATCGTGGTGGAATTAGATTTGATAAGATCAATGATCCTTCAGG CTACAGCAGTTTTTTTGCATATTGTCAATCAAAGCTTGCTAATGTTCTTCATGCTAATGAGCTTGCAAGACGTTTAAAG GAAGACGGGGCAAACATAACTGCAAATTCACTTCATCCTGGAATAATCCCTACCAATCTTGTCTTCTCAAGCAAGAATTCTAGTAACAGCATTGTCGCAG GTGTTATTAAGATGCTTTTAGGAAGAGTGTTTAAAAGTGTTCCGCAGGGAGCAGCAACTACATGCTACGCAGCATTGCATCCGGAGGTAGAGGGAATTAGTGGTGCATATTTTGTGAACAGCAGCTTAGGTGAAGCAGGTTCAATGGCTAGGGATGTGAATTTGGCTAACAAGCTATGGGATTTCAGCTCCGATCTTGTCAATAAATGA